Proteins from a genomic interval of Treponema succinifaciens DSM 2489:
- a CDS encoding ABC transporter permease — MISSIIIEGLIYGIMVLGVFSTFRILNFCDMTVDGSFPLGACVLAACLLKGMNPAAAIFISFCAGLTAGLVTSAVYTKLKIPDLLAGILTMTMLYSVNLRIMSNKANVSFLKIPTLFSKISDSMYEYFPSVDPQWGIAVFLIIFVFVLKALLDLFYHTDLGLTMGALGANPQLIVSQGINPSILRGIGICFGNGLAALAGAFAAMYNGFADVGMGTGIVVSGLASLMLGEFAIRSNKISVQTFRVIAGSFIYRALMMLARSYGYKIHITPNDLKLATGILIIICLIVSRTNLKEKFKSSKNGASK; from the coding sequence ATGATTTCATCAATAATAATTGAAGGACTGATTTACGGAATAATGGTTCTGGGTGTTTTTTCAACATTCAGAATCTTGAATTTCTGCGACATGACAGTTGACGGCTCTTTTCCTTTGGGAGCTTGCGTTCTTGCAGCTTGTCTTTTAAAAGGCATGAATCCGGCGGCGGCGATTTTTATTTCATTTTGCGCAGGACTTACTGCAGGCCTTGTAACAAGCGCGGTTTACACAAAACTTAAAATTCCAGATTTGCTTGCCGGAATTCTCACAATGACAATGCTTTATTCCGTGAATCTTAGAATTATGTCAAACAAGGCAAACGTTTCTTTTCTAAAGATTCCAACACTGTTTTCAAAGATTTCTGATTCAATGTATGAATATTTTCCTTCAGTTGATCCGCAGTGGGGGATTGCTGTTTTTCTGATTATTTTTGTTTTTGTACTAAAGGCTCTGCTCGATCTTTTTTATCACACTGACCTTGGACTTACAATGGGCGCGCTCGGAGCGAATCCGCAGCTTATAGTTTCGCAGGGAATAAATCCAAGCATTTTAAGAGGAATCGGAATTTGCTTCGGAAACGGACTTGCGGCATTGGCAGGAGCTTTTGCGGCAATGTACAATGGCTTTGCTGACGTTGGTATGGGAACTGGAATTGTAGTTTCAGGACTCGCTTCTTTAATGCTCGGAGAATTTGCAATCCGCTCAAATAAAATTTCAGTGCAGACATTCCGCGTAATCGCAGGCTCTTTTATTTACAGAGCGCTCATGATGCTTGCCCGTAGCTATGGATACAAAATCCACATAACGCCGAATGACTTAAAGCTTGCGACAGGAATTCTAATTATAATCTGCCTGATTGTTTCCCGCACAAATCTAAAGGAAAAATTCAAATCGTCCAAAAACGGAGCTTCAAAATGA
- a CDS encoding ABC transporter ATP-binding protein encodes MIELKNIGITFNKNTPDENTALKNINLSINKGDFITVIGSNGAGKSTLYNVISGTYSPTEGSIFLETESGIKDITKDKEYKRAKYIGRIFQNPLLGTAGKMSLEDNMVIASKKGFKGLKISLNNKTRSFFKEELSKLNMGLENRLGDNVELFSGGQRQALTLLMAVMSKPSLLLLDEHTAALDPSNAAIVMELTRKFAKEYNLTVMMVTHNMQHALDYGTRLLMMDSGEIIMDIGKEEKQKLTMDSIIEKFRAIKKHSLQNDQMLLQ; translated from the coding sequence ATGATTGAGCTAAAAAACATTGGAATTACATTTAACAAAAATACTCCAGACGAAAACACCGCGCTTAAAAACATAAATCTTTCAATTAATAAAGGCGACTTTATAACTGTAATCGGAAGCAACGGAGCCGGAAAATCAACTTTATACAATGTCATTTCCGGAACATATTCTCCAACAGAAGGCTCGATTTTTCTTGAAACAGAAAGCGGAATAAAGGACATAACAAAAGACAAAGAATACAAACGCGCAAAATATATCGGACGAATTTTCCAAAATCCGCTTTTGGGAACAGCTGGAAAAATGTCGCTTGAAGACAACATGGTCATTGCATCAAAAAAAGGATTTAAAGGACTTAAAATCAGCCTGAACAATAAGACGCGCAGTTTTTTCAAGGAAGAACTTTCCAAACTGAACATGGGGCTTGAAAACCGGCTTGGCGACAATGTTGAGCTTTTTTCAGGCGGACAACGGCAAGCATTAACGCTTCTTATGGCTGTAATGTCAAAGCCATCTCTTCTTTTGCTTGACGAGCACACGGCGGCACTCGACCCTTCAAACGCCGCGATTGTCATGGAACTTACACGGAAATTTGCAAAGGAATACAATCTTACAGTTATGATGGTAACTCACAATATGCAGCATGCGCTTGACTATGGCACACGGCTTTTGATGATGGATTCAGGTGAAATTATAATGGACATAGGAAAAGAAGAAAAGCAAAAGCTTACAATGGATTCAATAATAGAAAAGTTCCGCGCCATAAAAAAACATTCGCTTCAAAACGACCAGATGCTGCTTCAGTAA
- a CDS encoding dicarboxylate/amino acid:cation symporter has translation MRIWLKYLIGIAIGLISALVFSPSTAQGQAVLDFIVEIAVRFGRYALLPVLFFSVSISFFKLRDEKLLTKASLWTFSVIFSSSFALMLLGLVSALAIKLPRIPITTEKASEVSSFAWQTLITKLFPFSGFESLMDGAYLLPCFIFAGLAGAGAASDKNASKAAVGLFDSLSKVFYIVLSFFTEIFAVGMIAVMCRWTLDFISAVSSGVYNGLIIMLTADLFIVAFIIYPLILRFLCHEMHPYRVLYASICPFLVAFFSGDTNLALVLNLRHGKESLGIKRRINAFSFPLFSIFGRGGAALIQAAGFVLILRSYSSLGIPVLDVLWIAGVSFLLSFALAEIPLGGPFAAITSMCLLYGRGFESGYLLLKNAVPVICAYAAGIDALTAMFGSYIIAVKTKMIHHQELRKFI, from the coding sequence ATGAGAATTTGGCTTAAATATTTAATTGGCATTGCAATCGGTTTAATTTCCGCCCTTGTGTTTTCACCTTCAACAGCACAAGGACAGGCGGTTCTTGATTTTATTGTGGAAATTGCAGTACGCTTCGGAAGATATGCGCTGCTTCCAGTTTTGTTTTTTTCTGTTTCAATTTCATTTTTTAAGCTTCGGGATGAAAAACTTTTAACAAAAGCCTCACTTTGGACATTCAGTGTAATATTTTCTTCATCATTTGCGCTCATGCTTTTAGGACTTGTTTCCGCGCTTGCAATAAAACTTCCGCGCATTCCAATCACAACTGAAAAAGCTTCCGAAGTTTCTTCATTTGCATGGCAAACTTTGATAACAAAACTTTTTCCTTTTTCCGGATTTGAATCTTTGATGGACGGCGCATATCTTTTGCCTTGCTTTATTTTTGCAGGACTTGCAGGAGCTGGAGCCGCCAGTGATAAAAACGCCTCAAAAGCAGCGGTCGGACTTTTTGATTCGCTCAGCAAAGTATTTTACATTGTCTTGAGCTTTTTCACTGAAATTTTCGCAGTCGGAATGATTGCCGTAATGTGCCGCTGGACACTGGATTTTATTTCAGCCGTAAGCAGCGGAGTTTACAACGGACTTATAATAATGCTCACTGCGGACTTGTTCATCGTAGCCTTTATTATTTATCCGCTAATATTAAGATTTCTCTGCCACGAAATGCATCCGTACAGAGTTTTGTACGCTTCCATTTGTCCTTTTTTGGTCGCATTTTTCAGCGGAGACACAAACCTTGCGCTTGTATTGAATCTTCGGCACGGAAAAGAAAGCCTTGGAATAAAAAGAAGAATCAACGCATTTTCGTTTCCGCTTTTTTCTATTTTTGGACGCGGAGGAGCTGCCTTAATTCAGGCGGCCGGTTTTGTTCTGATTTTGCGCTCTTACTCTAGCCTTGGAATTCCAGTGCTGGACGTTTTGTGGATTGCAGGCGTTTCTTTCTTGCTTTCATTTGCCTTGGCAGAAATTCCTTTAGGCGGACCGTTTGCGGCAATAACTTCAATGTGCCTTTTATACGGACGCGGATTTGAATCTGGCTATCTTCTTTTGAAAAATGCAGTTCCAGTTATCTGCGCCTATGCAGCCGGAATCGACGCTCTTACCGCAATGTTCGGAAGCTATATAATTGCTGTAAAAACAAAAATGATTCATCACCAGGAGCTTAGAAAATTCATTTAA
- a CDS encoding RsmE family RNA methyltransferase, with protein sequence MNICLFSPEEILNPLDIQDERAQHILKILHKKEGESFSAGIIGNQAGTAVIKKISVEEKKSSDGKKIFKGGKIYFDFTPESDGKKLYPLKMIIGFPRPIQLKRLLRDMASLGVQEVHLTGTELGEKSYLKSDLATKGEAEKFLLDGSVQAGSTQIPKLFIHQTLKNCLEQIDLEGKLLALDNIEPSQSLSCALKEKPQKAIAAIGSERGWTNYERQLFRQNGFELLSMGKRILRTETASTVAVSLILNSMEVLD encoded by the coding sequence ATGAACATCTGTCTTTTTTCCCCGGAAGAAATTTTAAATCCGCTTGACATTCAAGATGAGCGCGCACAGCACATTCTGAAAATCCTGCACAAAAAAGAAGGCGAAAGTTTTTCAGCAGGAATCATTGGAAATCAGGCTGGGACTGCCGTCATAAAAAAAATTTCCGTTGAAGAAAAAAAATCTTCTGACGGAAAAAAAATATTTAAAGGCGGAAAAATCTATTTTGACTTTACACCTGAATCCGACGGAAAAAAACTTTATCCACTTAAAATGATTATTGGTTTTCCACGGCCGATTCAGCTCAAGCGGCTTTTGCGCGACATGGCATCTTTGGGCGTGCAGGAAGTTCACCTTACAGGAACTGAGCTTGGTGAAAAATCATATTTAAAATCAGACCTTGCAACAAAAGGAGAAGCAGAAAAATTTCTTTTGGACGGAAGTGTTCAGGCAGGCTCTACTCAGATTCCAAAACTTTTTATTCACCAAACGTTAAAAAACTGCCTTGAACAAATTGACCTCGAAGGAAAACTTCTTGCGCTTGACAACATTGAACCTTCTCAGAGCCTTTCATGCGCGTTAAAAGAAAAACCACAAAAAGCAATAGCCGCAATTGGAAGCGAACGTGGCTGGACAAATTACGAACGTCAGCTTTTTAGGCAAAACGGCTTTGAGCTTTTAAGCATGGGAAAAAGAATTCTACGGACTGAAACAGCGTCAACAGTCGCTGTCTCACTTATTTTGAATTCAATGGAAGTTTTGGACTAA